A genomic segment from Paraburkholderia hayleyella encodes:
- a CDS encoding efflux transporter outer membrane subunit produces MQSPVPRGIATLAFLAISLTITGCASTRGIAPQAAGLDPMSLDAGAALRAANADAQWPAADWWQVYRDPQLDAWIETAQAGNPTLAAAQARVREALAMAGVARSALAPQIDAHLSIQGEHWPDNVFYGPGPLASQNTWNNTGMIGLSYHLDLWGKDKNTAERALDTAHARAADARAAQLELQANIVSAYISMSLHYALLDIAKATLGQQQQIVDFALRRLKGGLGTQLELSQAQTPLPEYERQIDALEEAIALDRNQLAALAGKGPGAADTLRRPALAATAPAGLPSTLPAELIGHRPDIVAARWSVAAQARGIDVAHANFYPDINLLASVGGYAAMGPLFQFMHGSNGSWSAGPALSLPIFDGGRLRAELGAAAAGYDVAVERYNQTLVTALREIADQVVRIRSLATQEKDAQRSVDAARKTYLLSRTGYQRGLTDYLNVLVAQSQLLRAQEGVARIQAQRLGAHASLVTALGGGLIHASDNPDAGEMLPTKGKQAPAPVATAAPASVSTPVTTPAAIPAAAPPPTAAPAP; encoded by the coding sequence GTGCAGTCTCCGGTACCAAGAGGGATCGCCACCCTGGCGTTTCTTGCGATCTCATTAACAATCACCGGCTGCGCCAGTACCCGGGGAATCGCGCCGCAAGCCGCCGGGCTCGACCCCATGTCGCTCGATGCAGGCGCGGCGCTCCGTGCCGCCAATGCCGACGCCCAGTGGCCGGCCGCCGACTGGTGGCAGGTCTATCGTGATCCCCAGCTTGATGCCTGGATCGAGACCGCCCAGGCCGGCAACCCCACCCTTGCCGCCGCCCAGGCACGCGTGCGCGAAGCACTGGCCATGGCGGGCGTGGCCCGCTCGGCGCTGGCGCCGCAAATCGACGCTCACCTGTCAATCCAGGGCGAGCACTGGCCCGACAACGTGTTCTACGGCCCCGGCCCGCTCGCCAGTCAAAACACCTGGAATAACACCGGCATGATCGGCCTCAGCTATCACCTCGACCTCTGGGGCAAGGATAAAAACACCGCCGAACGCGCACTCGACACCGCCCATGCCCGTGCCGCCGATGCCCGCGCCGCCCAGCTTGAGCTGCAAGCCAACATCGTGAGCGCTTATATCAGTATGTCGCTGCATTACGCGCTGCTCGATATCGCCAAGGCGACCCTTGGGCAACAGCAGCAAATCGTTGATTTCGCCCTGCGCCGCCTGAAGGGAGGGCTGGGCACGCAGCTCGAACTCAGCCAGGCGCAAACGCCGCTGCCGGAATATGAACGGCAGATCGACGCCCTCGAGGAAGCCATCGCACTCGATCGCAACCAGCTTGCGGCGCTCGCCGGCAAAGGGCCCGGCGCGGCGGACACGCTGCGGCGTCCAGCGCTGGCGGCTACCGCCCCCGCCGGCCTGCCGTCCACCTTGCCCGCCGAACTCATCGGCCACCGGCCTGATATCGTCGCGGCCCGCTGGAGCGTGGCGGCGCAAGCGCGTGGCATCGACGTCGCACACGCCAACTTTTATCCCGATATCAACCTGCTGGCATCGGTGGGGGGCTATGCCGCGATGGGGCCGCTCTTCCAGTTCATGCATGGCTCCAATGGCAGCTGGAGCGCGGGCCCCGCGCTCTCGTTGCCCATCTTCGATGGCGGCCGGCTGCGCGCCGAGCTGGGCGCGGCCGCGGCGGGTTACGACGTGGCTGTCGAGCGCTATAACCAGACGCTCGTCACCGCACTGCGAGAGATCGCGGACCAGGTGGTGCGGATACGCTCGCTCGCTACGCAAGAAAAAGATGCGCAACGCTCGGTGGACGCGGCACGCAAAACCTACTTGCTCTCCAGAACAGGCTATCAGCGCGGTCTGACCGACTATCTGAATGTGCTGGTCGCGCAAAGCCAGTTACTGCGGGCTCAGGAAGGCGTGGCACGCATTCAGGCCCAGCGTCTGGGCGCGCATGCCTCGCTGGTCACGGCGCTAGGCGGCGGCTTGATCCACGCCAGCGACAACCCGGATGCTGGCGAAATGCTGCCCACGAAGGGCAAACAGGCCCCCGCGCCCGTTGCCACAGCGGCGCCTGCCTCAGTAAGCACCCCAGTGACGACCCCAGCGGCCATTCCAGCGGCCGCCCCTCCCCCCACCGCGGCCCCCGCGCCTTAA
- a CDS encoding FUSC family protein, translating to MSASSSSPTPPVQPRPLAALYDAAADWARTDGRTWLYLFKAISAALLALGIAMKLDLPQPRSAMTTVFIVMQPQSGMVLAKSFYRICGTLVGLVVMLALLGLFAQQPEMFIISTAIWIGICTAGAARNRNFRSYGFVLAGYTAALIGIPASQHPDGAFLSALTRVVEVILGIICAGAVSALVFPQQAGHQMRSTVRARFGAFVEYVSASLSGRADRTQIEATNARFVNDIVGFEATRSAAVFESPETRMRSGRLSRLNGEFMTASTRFHALHQLMNRLRDTHALTAIEALEPYFKEIAPLLYKSGKPVLSAADAAQAANQLEAYKSALPKRIRATRATLEAQPEVPLLDFDTAAELLYRFVDDLHAYAQTYASLAVDSHARERWIERYEPKTNLLSAGVAGLRATVVMIILGAFWIATAWPSGATLVLNAAATCALASSSPYPTRTAWQMAAGTLLATLMGLVLEFAVYPRIDGFPLLCFALVPFLAIGVFMTTRPKLAGYGVGYCIFLCFLAAPDNVIRYDPTGFLNDALALLLSMTVSSIAFAVLLPPSNPWLRNRLLVDLRRQVVLACRGSLTRLRSRFESGARDLMFQINAVAEGEPQLKHDTLRWLFAVLETGNAIIDLRREIAALPGDTRYSAAMPWQAAVRAMNAAVAALFRQPRPERLDAAHTATAHAIAEVQQLLGSFTPSREERHQVQRVLSHLHFIRTALLDPQSPLAALAGKPQSHEGVSRAP from the coding sequence ATGTCCGCGTCTTCTTCCTCTCCCACGCCACCGGTACAGCCGCGGCCGCTGGCGGCGCTCTATGACGCCGCCGCCGACTGGGCCCGCACCGATGGCCGCACCTGGCTTTACCTGTTCAAGGCCATCTCCGCCGCGCTGCTCGCGCTGGGCATCGCCATGAAGCTCGATCTGCCCCAGCCGCGCAGCGCGATGACCACCGTGTTTATCGTGATGCAGCCGCAAAGCGGCATGGTGCTGGCCAAAAGCTTCTACCGCATCTGCGGCACGCTGGTTGGCCTCGTCGTCATGCTGGCGCTGCTTGGCCTCTTCGCCCAGCAGCCCGAAATGTTCATCATCTCGACCGCGATCTGGATCGGCATCTGCACGGCGGGCGCGGCGCGCAACCGCAATTTCCGCTCATATGGTTTCGTGCTGGCAGGCTATACCGCCGCGCTGATCGGTATTCCCGCGTCACAACATCCCGATGGCGCGTTTTTGTCGGCGCTCACGCGCGTGGTCGAAGTCATTCTGGGGATCATTTGCGCCGGAGCAGTCAGCGCCCTCGTGTTCCCGCAGCAAGCCGGGCATCAAATGCGCTCAACCGTGCGCGCCCGCTTTGGCGCGTTTGTCGAATATGTTTCGGCCTCGCTGTCCGGGCGCGCGGACCGCACGCAGATCGAAGCCACCAATGCCCGTTTCGTCAACGACATCGTGGGCTTCGAAGCCACGCGTAGCGCCGCCGTGTTCGAGAGCCCCGAAACACGCATGCGCAGCGGCCGGCTGTCGCGGCTCAACGGTGAATTCATGACCGCTTCAACGCGGTTTCATGCGCTGCATCAACTGATGAACCGCCTGCGCGACACTCACGCGCTCACCGCCATCGAAGCGCTCGAGCCGTACTTCAAGGAAATCGCGCCCTTGCTGTACAAATCGGGCAAACCCGTGCTGAGCGCCGCCGATGCCGCTCAAGCGGCGAATCAGCTCGAAGCCTACAAAAGCGCGCTGCCCAAACGCATTCGCGCCACGCGGGCCACGCTCGAGGCTCAGCCCGAGGTGCCGCTGCTCGACTTCGATACCGCTGCCGAGCTGCTCTACCGTTTCGTCGATGACCTGCACGCCTACGCGCAAACCTATGCCTCGCTGGCTGTCGACAGCCATGCGCGCGAACGCTGGATCGAGCGCTACGAGCCCAAGACCAATCTGCTCTCGGCGGGCGTAGCGGGATTGCGCGCAACCGTGGTGATGATCATTCTGGGCGCGTTCTGGATTGCCACCGCCTGGCCAAGCGGCGCCACGCTCGTACTCAACGCGGCGGCGACCTGCGCTCTTGCCTCCTCATCGCCGTATCCGACGCGCACCGCCTGGCAGATGGCCGCCGGCACGCTGCTCGCCACCTTGATGGGGCTGGTGCTGGAGTTCGCCGTTTATCCGCGCATCGACGGTTTTCCGCTGTTGTGCTTCGCGCTGGTACCGTTCCTGGCGATTGGCGTGTTCATGACGACGCGCCCGAAGCTGGCAGGCTATGGCGTCGGCTATTGCATCTTCCTGTGCTTCCTGGCGGCCCCGGACAACGTGATCCGCTACGATCCCACTGGCTTTCTCAACGATGCGCTCGCGCTGCTTTTATCGATGACGGTCTCGTCGATCGCGTTCGCGGTGCTGCTGCCGCCGTCCAACCCGTGGCTACGCAACCGGTTGCTGGTCGATCTGCGCCGCCAGGTCGTGCTGGCCTGCCGGGGCAGTCTTACCCGGCTGCGCAGCCGTTTCGAAAGCGGTGCGCGCGACCTGATGTTCCAGATCAACGCGGTTGCCGAGGGTGAACCCCAGCTCAAACACGACACGCTGCGCTGGCTGTTCGCGGTGCTCGAAACCGGCAACGCGATCATCGATCTGCGCCGCGAGATCGCCGCGTTACCCGGCGACACCCGCTATAGCGCGGCCATGCCGTGGCAGGCAGCCGTACGCGCCATGAATGCCGCCGTCGCCGCGCTCTTTCGCCAGCCGCGCCCGGAGCGGCTCGATGCAGCGCACACGGCGACCGCGCACGCCATCGCCGAAGTCCAGCAATTACTGGGCAGCTTCACGCCCTCGCGCGAGGAGCGGCATCAGGTGCAACGCGTGCTGAGCCATCTACACTTTATCCGGACAGCGCTGCTCGACCCGCAGTCCCCCCTGGCGGCGCTCGCGGGCAAGCCGCAATCCCACGAAGGAGTTTCCCGTGCCCCGTGA
- a CDS encoding DUF1656 domain-containing protein, protein MPREIAVLDAYVPAIVLLFIAGAFLTWLLDRVLAQTGLYRMVWHPFLFRASVLVCICGVLGLAVYR, encoded by the coding sequence GTGCCCCGTGAAATCGCTGTTCTCGACGCCTATGTGCCTGCCATCGTGCTGCTGTTCATCGCGGGCGCTTTCCTCACCTGGCTGCTTGACCGCGTCCTCGCCCAGACCGGGCTGTACCGCATGGTCTGGCATCCGTTCCTGTTCCGGGCCAGCGTGCTCGTCTGTATCTGTGGCGTGCTTGGGCTCGCCGTTTACCGTTGA
- a CDS encoding efflux RND transporter periplasmic adaptor subunit, with the protein MTIRNILGFVATAIVFIVALLIGRTLWVYYMDEPWTRDGRVRAEIITVAPDVSGAIVELPVHDNQPVKKGDLLMQIDPAHYQIAVAQAEAAVAARAAELQMRRDDARRRADVDSLVVSKESRENATHSASTAQAQYQQALAALDAAKLNLARTRVVSPVDGYVTNLSVYRGNYANAGVAKLAIVDSHSFWVYGYFEETKLPRVKIGAKAEIRLMSGGVLQGHVESISRGIYDRDNPQSRELLADVNPTFNWVRLAQRVPVRIKIDKVPDGITLSSGTTCTVVVSPS; encoded by the coding sequence ATGACCATCCGAAATATTCTGGGCTTTGTCGCAACGGCCATCGTTTTCATCGTCGCGCTTCTGATTGGCCGGACCTTGTGGGTCTATTACATGGACGAGCCCTGGACCCGCGACGGCCGCGTGCGCGCCGAGATCATCACGGTCGCGCCAGACGTATCGGGCGCCATCGTCGAACTACCGGTGCATGACAACCAGCCGGTCAAAAAAGGCGACCTGCTGATGCAGATCGACCCGGCGCACTACCAGATCGCGGTCGCCCAAGCCGAAGCCGCCGTCGCCGCACGCGCGGCCGAGCTGCAAATGCGCCGCGACGACGCGCGCCGGCGTGCGGACGTCGACAGCCTCGTGGTATCCAAAGAATCCCGCGAGAACGCCACGCATTCGGCCTCCACTGCCCAGGCGCAATACCAGCAGGCACTGGCGGCACTGGATGCGGCCAAGCTGAACCTGGCGCGCACGCGGGTGGTATCGCCAGTTGATGGCTATGTCACGAACCTGAGCGTTTATCGCGGCAACTATGCCAATGCCGGCGTAGCGAAGCTGGCGATTGTCGATAGTCATTCGTTTTGGGTGTATGGCTATTTCGAAGAAACCAAGCTGCCGCGCGTGAAGATCGGGGCGAAAGCCGAAATCCGGCTCATGAGCGGTGGCGTGTTGCAAGGCCATGTCGAAAGCATTTCGCGCGGCATTTACGATCGTGACAATCCACAAAGCCGTGAGCTGCTGGCAGATGTGAACCCGACCTTCAACTGGGTGCGGCTGGCGCAGCGCGTCCCGGTGCGCATCAAGATCGACAAGGTGCCCGACGGCATCACGCTCTCCTCGGGCACGACCTGCACCGTGGTGGTGTCGCCCAGCTGA
- a CDS encoding MFS transporter, with amino-acid sequence MQSSLNQSAPSAAPALQRTVYPILGAISFSHLLNDMIQSLILAIYPMLKSNFSLSFAQIGLITLTYQITASLLQPLVGMYTDKHPKPYSLPVGMGFTLSGLLLMSVAPSFPLLLVAAALVGCGSSVFHPESSRVARMASGGRHGLAQSLFQVGGNAGSALGPLLAALIVIPHGQRSIAWFSLAALVAMVVLTQIGRWYKQHPSNRKARGAQAVQASLPRNKVLLAMGVLVLLVFSKYFYLASINSYFTFYLIDRFHLPVQAAQVQLFLFLAAVAAGTIIGGPVGDRIGRKYVIWVSILGVTPFTLLLPYANLFWTGVLSVVIGVVLASAFSAILVYAQELIPGKVGMVAGLFFGFAFGMGGIGAAVLGHLADATSIAHVYKICSFLPLIGVLAIFLPDVEGHKAVPAKA; translated from the coding sequence ATGCAATCCAGCCTTAATCAAAGTGCGCCCTCCGCCGCTCCGGCGCTGCAGCGCACGGTCTACCCGATCCTTGGCGCCATCAGTTTTTCGCACCTGCTCAACGACATGATCCAGTCGCTGATTCTGGCGATTTACCCGATGCTGAAGAGCAATTTCTCGCTCTCCTTCGCCCAGATCGGCCTGATTACGCTGACCTACCAGATCACGGCCTCGCTGCTGCAGCCGCTTGTCGGCATGTATACCGACAAGCACCCCAAGCCCTATTCATTACCGGTCGGCATGGGCTTTACGCTGAGCGGCCTGTTACTGATGTCGGTCGCGCCCAGTTTCCCCTTGCTGCTGGTTGCGGCCGCGCTCGTGGGCTGCGGCTCCTCGGTGTTTCATCCGGAATCGTCGCGCGTGGCGCGCATGGCCTCGGGAGGCCGGCACGGGCTGGCGCAGTCGCTGTTTCAGGTGGGCGGCAATGCCGGTTCGGCGCTGGGGCCGCTGCTTGCCGCGCTGATCGTGATTCCGCATGGGCAGCGCAGCATTGCCTGGTTTTCGCTCGCGGCGCTCGTGGCGATGGTCGTGCTGACGCAAATTGGCCGCTGGTACAAACAGCATCCGTCAAACCGCAAGGCCCGTGGCGCGCAAGCTGTACAGGCCAGCTTGCCGCGCAATAAGGTGCTGCTGGCGATGGGTGTACTGGTGCTGCTCGTGTTTTCGAAATATTTCTATCTGGCCAGCATCAACAGCTATTTCACGTTTTATCTGATCGACAGGTTTCATTTGCCGGTACAGGCCGCTCAGGTGCAACTGTTCCTGTTTCTTGCCGCCGTCGCGGCGGGCACGATCATCGGCGGGCCGGTAGGCGACCGGATCGGGCGCAAGTATGTGATCTGGGTCTCCATTCTGGGCGTCACGCCCTTCACGCTGCTGCTGCCTTACGCCAACCTGTTCTGGACCGGTGTGCTGAGCGTCGTGATTGGCGTGGTACTGGCTTCGGCTTTTTCGGCGATTCTGGTGTATGCGCAGGAGCTGATTCCAGGCAAGGTGGGGATGGTGGCGGGGCTCTTTTTCGGCTTTGCGTTTGGCATGGGTGGGATCGGTGCGGCCGTACTGGGCCATCTGGCCGATGCGACCAGCATCGCCCATGTTTACAAGATTTGCTCGTTCTTGCCGCTGATTGGCGTGCTGGCGATATTCCTGCCGGACGTTGAAGGTCACAAGGCTGTACCCGCCAAAGCGTGA
- the hfq gene encoding RNA chaperone Hfq: MPSAEPHPQNDFMNAARKERKRVEIYLVNGIRLTGCIESFDQYLVMLRTPVGLQGIYKRAISTIQLDMGTRPAPRAARPSHGEHTPRGPHGSRDHREPREPREPREPRPSHESRDFYQPPPSAERAPADGPVIVTRRRRLFGNNGNNGNNGNNE, translated from the coding sequence ATGCCTTCCGCAGAACCGCATCCGCAAAACGACTTCATGAACGCTGCGCGCAAAGAACGAAAGCGCGTCGAAATCTACCTCGTCAACGGCATCCGGCTGACGGGATGCATTGAATCGTTCGATCAGTATCTGGTAATGCTGCGCACACCTGTTGGCCTGCAAGGCATCTACAAGCGCGCCATCTCCACTATCCAGCTTGACATGGGCACACGCCCGGCCCCGCGCGCAGCCCGGCCGTCGCATGGCGAGCACACGCCACGCGGGCCGCATGGCTCACGCGATCATCGTGAACCACGTGAACCACGCGAGCCGCGCGAACCCCGTCCCTCCCACGAATCGCGTGATTTTTATCAGCCGCCACCCAGTGCTGAACGCGCTCCGGCAGATGGACCGGTCATCGTGACCCGGCGGCGGCGTCTGTTTGGTAACAATGGCAATAACGGTAATAACGGCAATAACGAGTAA
- a CDS encoding DUF2968 domain-containing protein translates to MNYKSKCRQTALAALIVSGAIQHASGQYLPADVRGTSRHAVVAVKTQNTALPELPSSQALDQPAVALTADEAGQSAAGNVAQLQQMIRNSTLVELRTTYNGSYGTSILFDAQEMTYYVALFQQKSFWRVIKTQDETRADLIYKDFVRQTQQLAEIEIRRMKLEAQKVFTERMIAQSQGRADRLQADLSVARQQQSIVLQQQQQTRAEAAALQQQKSQAQAQLQDAQRQVHELQQLLESGLPK, encoded by the coding sequence ATGAATTACAAGTCGAAATGCCGACAGACTGCGTTGGCGGCGCTCATCGTGAGCGGAGCAATACAGCATGCATCAGGGCAGTATTTGCCGGCAGATGTGAGAGGTACATCCCGCCATGCCGTCGTCGCGGTGAAGACCCAAAACACGGCATTGCCGGAGTTACCGTCTAGCCAGGCGCTGGACCAGCCGGCGGTTGCGCTGACGGCAGATGAAGCAGGACAGTCGGCTGCAGGTAATGTGGCGCAGTTGCAGCAGATGATTCGCAACTCAACGCTGGTTGAATTGCGCACAACCTATAACGGCAGTTATGGCACGAGCATTCTGTTCGATGCGCAAGAAATGACCTATTACGTCGCGCTTTTTCAGCAAAAGAGTTTCTGGCGTGTGATCAAGACTCAGGACGAAACCCGCGCCGATCTGATTTACAAGGATTTCGTGCGCCAGACGCAGCAGTTAGCGGAGATTGAAATTCGCCGGATGAAACTGGAAGCGCAAAAAGTCTTTACTGAACGCATGATCGCGCAGTCGCAGGGACGCGCGGACCGTTTGCAGGCGGATTTGAGCGTTGCGCGGCAACAGCAGTCGATTGTGCTTCAGCAGCAGCAGCAAACGCGTGCCGAAGCGGCCGCGCTACAGCAGCAAAAGAGCCAGGCGCAGGCGCAATTGCAAGATGCCCAGCGTCAGGTGCACGAACTTCAGCAGTTACTGGAAAGCGGGCTGCCTAAATGA
- a CDS encoding sigma 54-interacting transcriptional regulator: MRTPAKIDELDLYVWEGKADILERVARCMASFDIEVIRADDGAIAPERIAARPSLALVSVSVIDSGALVLRDWRATHGMPVIWVGAAPREHDPASYPSEYSHILPLDFTCAELRGMIAKLALQLRVHTARPSEASELVAHSACMQALLHEVDTFADCDTSVLVHGETGVGKERIAQLLHDKHSRYGAGPFVAVNCGAIPDGLFESLFFGHAKGSFTGAVVAHKGYFEQADGGTLFLDEIGDLPLYQQVKLLRVLEDSAVTRLGATTPVKLDFRLVAATNKSLPQLVRDGVFRADLYYRLAVIELRIPSLEERGAGDKIALFKMFVTAIVGAERLAALSGIPYWLADAVAEMYFAGNVRELRNLAERIGVTVRQIGVWDAARLQRLLALASGTPAVTETTPDVLVDRSKWDMGERNRVLTALDANSWRRQDTAQYLGISRKVLWEKMRKYQIFDEEPETRESE; encoded by the coding sequence ATGAGAACTCCCGCCAAAATTGATGAACTCGACCTCTACGTGTGGGAGGGAAAGGCCGACATTCTCGAACGGGTAGCCCGTTGCATGGCGAGCTTCGATATCGAAGTGATTCGCGCCGACGATGGGGCGATTGCCCCAGAACGTATCGCTGCACGGCCTTCGCTGGCGCTGGTGAGCGTCTCGGTGATCGACAGTGGCGCGCTGGTTCTACGCGACTGGCGCGCCACGCATGGCATGCCCGTGATCTGGGTGGGGGCCGCGCCGCGCGAGCATGATCCAGCGAGCTATCCGTCGGAGTACTCGCATATCCTGCCGCTCGATTTCACCTGTGCCGAGTTGCGCGGCATGATTGCCAAACTGGCGCTGCAACTGCGGGTACATACAGCACGGCCTTCCGAAGCCAGCGAGCTGGTCGCGCATTCGGCCTGCATGCAGGCTTTGCTGCACGAGGTCGATACTTTTGCTGATTGCGATACCAGCGTGCTGGTGCATGGCGAGACCGGCGTGGGTAAGGAGCGCATTGCCCAGCTTTTGCATGACAAGCATTCGCGCTATGGCGCAGGTCCGTTTGTCGCCGTGAATTGCGGGGCGATTCCAGATGGCCTGTTCGAATCATTGTTTTTTGGCCATGCGAAGGGTTCATTCACAGGCGCCGTGGTTGCGCATAAAGGCTACTTCGAGCAGGCCGACGGCGGCACCTTGTTTCTCGACGAAATTGGCGATTTGCCGCTGTATCAGCAGGTGAAGCTGCTACGCGTGCTCGAGGATAGCGCGGTGACACGTCTTGGCGCCACGACGCCCGTGAAGCTCGATTTCCGCCTGGTGGCCGCGACGAACAAGTCTTTGCCACAACTCGTCAGGGATGGTGTGTTCCGGGCGGACCTGTATTATCGGCTGGCGGTGATCGAGTTGCGGATTCCCTCGCTGGAAGAACGCGGCGCGGGTGACAAGATTGCCTTGTTCAAGATGTTTGTGACGGCGATTGTAGGGGCCGAGCGGCTGGCCGCGTTATCCGGAATTCCGTACTGGCTGGCCGATGCGGTGGCCGAAATGTATTTCGCGGGCAATGTGCGCGAGCTGCGCAATCTTGCCGAACGCATTGGCGTGACGGTGCGCCAGATCGGCGTATGGGATGCGGCACGGCTGCAACGTCTGCTGGCACTGGCAAGCGGCACCCCCGCCGTGACTGAAACCACCCCGGATGTTCTGGTGGATCGCAGCAAGTGGGACATGGGTGAACGCAACCGCGTGCTGACGGCCCTTGACGCGAATAGCTGGCGCCGACAGGACACGGCGCAATATCTTGGGATTAGCCGCAAGGTATTGTGGGAAAAAATGCGCAAGTATCAAATTTTCGACGAAGAGCCCGAAACCCGGGAAAGTGAGTAA